The following are encoded in a window of Mycobacteroides chelonae CCUG 47445 genomic DNA:
- the groL gene encoding chaperonin GroEL (60 kDa chaperone family; promotes refolding of misfolded polypeptides especially under stressful conditions; forms two stacked rings of heptamers to form a barrel-shaped 14mer; ends can be capped by GroES; misfolded proteins enter the barrel where they are refolded when GroES binds), whose translation MSKLIEFNETARRALEAGVNKLADAVKVTLGPRGRHVVLAKAFGGPAVTNDGVTIARDIDLEDPFENLGAQLVKSVATKTNDVAGDGTTTATVLAQALVKAGLRNVAAGANPIALGAGIARAADAVSERLLTVAAPVSGEHAIAQVATVSSRDPEIGELVGEAMTKVGGDGVVSVEESSTINTELVITDGVQFDKGYLSQYFVTDFDEQKAILEDALVLLHRDKISSLPDLLPLLELVAKEGKPLLIVAEDVEGEPLSTLVVNAIRKTLKAVAVKAPFFGDRRKAFLEDLAIVTNAQVVNPDVGLSLREAGIEVLGTARRIVVSKDETVIVEGGGTEDAIKARVAQLKAEIETTDSDWDREKLQERLAKLAGGVAVIKVGAATDTALKERKHRVEDAVSAAKAAVEEGIVAGGGSALVQARSALDGLRVELKGDEAKGVDVFEAALSAPLFWIAANAGLDGAVVVSKVAELDAGHGFNAATLEYGDLIADGVIDPVKVTRSAVINAASAARMILTTETSIVEKVSHEDDHGHGHHGHAH comes from the coding sequence ATGAGCAAGCTGATCGAATTCAATGAGACCGCGCGCCGCGCCCTGGAAGCCGGGGTCAACAAGCTGGCCGACGCGGTCAAGGTCACGCTCGGTCCCCGTGGTCGGCACGTGGTGCTGGCCAAGGCATTCGGCGGTCCCGCCGTGACCAACGACGGCGTCACCATCGCCCGTGACATCGACCTGGAAGACCCCTTCGAAAACCTGGGTGCCCAGCTGGTCAAGTCGGTGGCGACCAAGACCAACGACGTCGCCGGTGACGGCACTACCACCGCCACGGTGCTGGCCCAGGCACTGGTCAAGGCCGGTCTGCGCAATGTGGCCGCTGGTGCCAACCCGATTGCGCTCGGCGCCGGTATCGCCCGCGCGGCGGACGCGGTGTCCGAGCGTCTGCTGACGGTGGCCGCACCGGTATCCGGTGAGCACGCCATCGCACAGGTGGCCACGGTCTCCTCGCGCGATCCGGAGATCGGCGAGCTGGTCGGCGAGGCCATGACCAAGGTTGGCGGCGACGGTGTGGTCAGTGTCGAGGAATCGTCGACCATCAACACCGAGCTGGTCATCACCGACGGTGTGCAGTTCGACAAGGGCTACCTGTCGCAGTACTTCGTGACCGACTTCGACGAGCAGAAGGCGATCCTGGAAGACGCGCTGGTGCTGCTGCACCGCGACAAGATCAGCTCGCTGCCCGACCTGCTGCCGCTGCTGGAGCTGGTGGCCAAGGAGGGCAAGCCGCTGCTGATCGTGGCCGAGGACGTGGAGGGTGAGCCGCTGTCCACTCTGGTCGTCAATGCGATCCGCAAGACCCTCAAGGCCGTCGCGGTAAAGGCGCCGTTCTTCGGCGACCGCCGCAAGGCGTTCCTGGAGGACCTGGCGATCGTCACCAACGCTCAGGTAGTCAACCCCGATGTGGGTCTGTCGCTGCGCGAGGCCGGTATAGAGGTGCTTGGCACCGCACGCCGCATTGTGGTGAGCAAGGACGAGACGGTCATCGTCGAGGGCGGCGGCACCGAGGACGCCATCAAGGCGCGTGTCGCTCAGCTGAAGGCGGAGATCGAGACCACCGACTCGGACTGGGACCGCGAGAAGCTGCAGGAGCGCCTGGCCAAGCTGGCCGGCGGCGTCGCGGTGATCAAGGTGGGCGCTGCCACCGACACCGCGCTCAAGGAGCGCAAGCACCGTGTCGAGGACGCCGTCTCGGCGGCCAAGGCCGCCGTGGAGGAGGGCATCGTCGCCGGTGGCGGTAGTGCCCTGGTGCAGGCTCGTTCGGCGCTGGACGGTTTGCGTGTCGAGCTCAAGGGTGACGAGGCCAAGGGCGTCGACGTGTTCGAGGCCGCGCTGTCCGCACCGCTCTTCTGGATCGCCGCCAATGCGGGGCTGGACGGAGCCGTCGTGGTGAGCAAGGTGGCCGAGCTGGACGCGGGGCATGGCTTCAACGCGGCCACGCTCGAGTACGGCGACCTGATCGCCGATGGTGTCATCGATCCGGTGAAGGTGACCCGTTCGGCCGTCATCAACGCGGCGTCCGCCGCACGGATGATCCTGACCACCGAGACCTCAATTGTCGAGAAAGTAAGCCACGAAGACGACCACGGACATGGTCACCACGGCCACGCTCACTAG
- the groES gene encoding co-chaperone GroES, with protein sequence MAVNIKPLEDKILVQANEAETTTASGLVIPDTAKEKPQEGTVVAVGPGRWDEDGEKRIPLDVSEGDVVIYSKYGGTEIKYNGEEYLILSARDVLAVVSK encoded by the coding sequence GTGGCCGTGAACATCAAGCCACTCGAGGACAAGATCCTCGTACAGGCCAATGAGGCCGAGACCACGACCGCTTCCGGTCTGGTCATCCCGGACACCGCCAAGGAGAAGCCGCAAGAAGGCACCGTCGTCGCAGTTGGCCCCGGCCGCTGGGATGAGGATGGCGAGAAGCGGATCCCCCTGGACGTGTCCGAGGGTGACGTCGTCATCTACAGCAAGTACGGCGGCACCGAGATCAAGTACAACGGCGAGGAGTACTTGATTCTGTCGGCTCGCGACGTGCTGGCTGTCGTTAGCAAGTAA
- a CDS encoding nuclear transport factor 2 family protein has translation MTAPSDSVADRLAITDLLYRYAELMDAGDFDRVGELLGRGSFGGEQGSVSGASAITKLFFTTTRRYRETGGTPRTRHLVLNPIVEVADDRTASARSTFCVVQATEQLPLQPIVVGRYRDTFGRDEHGWYFSSRRVDVEMIGDVSAHLLMDPGTLSG, from the coding sequence GTGACGGCCCCCAGCGACAGCGTCGCCGACCGCCTTGCCATCACGGATCTGTTGTATCGATATGCCGAGCTGATGGACGCCGGGGACTTCGACAGAGTCGGGGAGCTCCTCGGCCGTGGCTCTTTCGGCGGCGAGCAGGGCAGTGTTTCCGGCGCCTCAGCCATTACCAAGCTGTTCTTCACCACCACCCGTCGCTACCGCGAGACCGGGGGCACCCCGCGCACCAGGCATCTGGTGCTCAATCCGATCGTCGAGGTCGCAGACGACCGCACCGCCTCGGCGCGGTCTACGTTTTGCGTGGTGCAGGCCACCGAGCAGCTGCCGCTGCAGCCGATCGTCGTGGGCCGATACCGGGACACGTTCGGCCGTGACGAGCACGGGTGGTACTTCAGCTCGCGCCGGGTGGATGTGGAGATGATCGGCGACGTGTCGGCCCACCTGCTCATGGATCCGGGGACCCTGAGCGGGTAA
- the tsaD gene encoding tRNA (adenosine(37)-N6)-threonylcarbamoyltransferase complex transferase subunit TsaD, with protein MTVILAIESSCDETGVGIAELTPDGSVVLLADEVASSVDEHARFGGVVPEIASRAHLEALGVTARRALDIAGVQKPDVIAATIGPGLAGALLVGVSAAKGLALAWGVPFYGVNHLGGHIAADVYENGPLPECVALLVSGGHTSLLHVRSLAEPIEELGATVDDAAGEAYDKVARLLGLGYPGGRVLDELAQQGDSSAVPFPRGMMRPQDARHSFSFSGLKTAVARYVEKTPDFVPADVAAGFQESVADVLTMKAVRAATDLGVSTLLIAGGVAANSRVRVLAEQRCAEAGLTLRVPPLRLCTDNGAMIASFAAHLVAAGAEPSSLQAAADPGLPVVKGQVR; from the coding sequence ATGACAGTCATCCTCGCCATCGAAAGCTCCTGCGACGAAACCGGAGTGGGTATCGCCGAGCTGACCCCCGACGGGTCGGTGGTGTTGTTGGCCGATGAGGTGGCTTCCAGCGTCGACGAGCACGCACGTTTCGGCGGGGTGGTGCCGGAGATCGCGTCCCGCGCGCATCTGGAGGCACTTGGCGTTACCGCCAGGCGCGCGCTGGACATTGCCGGCGTGCAGAAGCCCGACGTGATCGCCGCGACCATCGGTCCTGGTCTTGCGGGTGCGCTTCTGGTCGGGGTATCGGCCGCCAAGGGGCTGGCATTGGCCTGGGGTGTGCCCTTCTATGGGGTGAACCATCTGGGCGGGCACATTGCCGCCGACGTCTACGAGAACGGGCCGCTGCCCGAATGCGTGGCGCTGTTGGTCTCGGGCGGGCACACCAGCCTGCTGCATGTGCGCTCGCTGGCCGAGCCCATCGAGGAGCTCGGTGCCACGGTGGATGATGCCGCCGGTGAGGCCTACGACAAGGTCGCGCGGTTACTCGGCCTGGGGTATCCGGGCGGCAGGGTGCTCGACGAGCTTGCGCAACAAGGAGATTCATCGGCTGTTCCCTTTCCGCGCGGGATGATGAGGCCGCAGGATGCCCGGCACAGTTTCAGTTTCTCGGGGCTCAAGACGGCGGTCGCGCGGTATGTGGAGAAAACTCCCGACTTCGTGCCCGCCGATGTCGCCGCGGGCTTTCAGGAGTCGGTCGCCGACGTGTTGACCATGAAGGCGGTGCGCGCGGCGACGGACCTGGGGGTTTCGACGCTGCTGATCGCCGGTGGTGTGGCCGCCAACTCGCGGGTGCGCGTACTTGCCGAGCAGCGGTGCGCCGAGGCCGGTCTGACGCTTCGGGTGCCACCGCTGCGGTTATGTACCGACAACGGCGCCATGATCGCTTCCTTCGCGGCGCATCTGGTGGCTGCGGGCGCCGAGCCCTCCTCACTGCAGGCGGCCGCGGATCCGGGGCTGCCGGTGGTGAAGGGGCAGGTGCGGTGA
- the rimI gene encoding ribosomal protein S18-alanine N-acetyltransferase, with product MTVELKPLRRRDTRRCAELEAILFAGDDPWPESAFRAELASPHIHYLAARDGHTLVGYGGISRLGHHEPEYEIHTIGVDPAYQKQGIGRRLLHELLAHADRDPGPVFLEVRTDNVAAIALYHGTGFETVGVRKRYYPGSGADAFTMKRPAQGIVK from the coding sequence ATGACGGTCGAGCTGAAGCCTCTTCGCCGGCGCGACACCCGTCGGTGCGCCGAACTTGAGGCGATTCTGTTCGCAGGTGATGACCCGTGGCCGGAGTCGGCCTTTCGCGCGGAGCTCGCGTCCCCTCACATCCACTACCTGGCGGCCAGGGACGGGCACACGCTGGTGGGATACGGCGGCATCTCCCGGTTGGGACATCACGAACCGGAGTACGAGATTCACACCATCGGCGTGGATCCCGCCTACCAGAAACAGGGCATCGGACGGCGTCTGTTGCACGAGCTGCTCGCGCATGCCGATCGCGATCCGGGGCCGGTGTTCCTGGAGGTGCGCACCGACAACGTGGCCGCGATCGCGCTGTACCACGGCACCGGATTCGAGACCGTCGGCGTGCGCAAGCGGTATTACCCGGGCAGTGGGGCCGATGCGTTCACCATGAAACGCCCTGCGCAGGGCATTGTGAAATAG
- the tsaB gene encoding tRNA (adenosine(37)-N6)-threonylcarbamoyltransferase complex dimerization subunit type 1 TsaB → MSVILALDTATPAITAGLVRRAPDGSVQALSERITMGAKGHAEALTPNIGAACAEAGVAVGELDAIVVGCGPGPFTGLRVGMATAAAMGLALDIPVYPVCTLDAIGYDTTGSVLVVTDARRREVYWAGYRDGTRIGGPAVDAPADVSVQGYALVAGSPDHTVLFDLPVLDRQFPSPSRLVQVVDWGQSPGPLTPLYLRRPDAKEPRR, encoded by the coding sequence GTGAGCGTGATACTTGCCCTGGACACCGCCACCCCTGCGATCACGGCGGGGCTTGTGAGGCGGGCACCGGATGGATCGGTGCAGGCCTTGTCCGAACGAATCACCATGGGTGCCAAGGGGCATGCCGAGGCGCTTACCCCCAATATCGGGGCGGCATGTGCCGAGGCCGGGGTCGCGGTCGGTGAACTCGACGCGATTGTGGTGGGTTGCGGTCCGGGTCCGTTCACCGGACTGCGTGTCGGGATGGCGACCGCCGCGGCGATGGGTCTGGCGCTGGATATCCCGGTGTATCCGGTATGCACACTCGACGCGATCGGCTATGACACCACCGGCAGCGTGCTCGTCGTCACCGACGCGCGCCGGCGTGAGGTGTACTGGGCCGGCTACCGCGACGGAACACGCATCGGCGGCCCGGCCGTCGACGCGCCCGCGGACGTCTCGGTGCAGGGCTACGCCCTGGTGGCTGGATCACCAGATCACACAGTGCTTTTCGATCTCCCGGTGCTTGACCGTCAGTTCCCGTCGCCGTCGCGGCTGGTACAGGTGGTCGACTGGGGCCAGTCTCCGGGTCCCCTGACGCCGCTGTATTTGCGTCGCCCCGATGCCAAAGAACCTCGTCGATGA
- the tsaE gene encoding tRNA (adenosine(37)-N6)-threonylcarbamoyltransferase complex ATPase subunit type 1 TsaE, giving the protein MIDESGRIALPTLQDTLDFGARVGRDLAAGDVVVLDGPLGAGKTALTKGIALGMDVDGPITSPSYVLARVHEARRPGAPALVHVDVYRLLEHHGADLLGELDSLDLDTDLDDSVVVVEWGEGLAERLSEHHLDIRLQRAPDSDERTATWHWSRKP; this is encoded by the coding sequence GTGATCGATGAGTCGGGACGCATCGCGTTGCCCACGCTGCAGGACACACTGGATTTCGGGGCACGGGTCGGGCGTGACCTCGCCGCAGGGGACGTCGTCGTGCTCGATGGTCCGCTGGGGGCGGGAAAGACCGCACTGACCAAGGGAATTGCGTTGGGCATGGATGTCGACGGCCCCATCACCTCGCCGTCATATGTGCTGGCCCGCGTCCACGAGGCGCGGCGTCCGGGTGCACCGGCACTGGTGCATGTGGACGTCTACCGGCTGCTGGAACATCACGGTGCCGACCTGCTCGGCGAGCTCGACTCGCTGGATCTCGATACCGACCTGGACGACTCGGTGGTCGTCGTGGAGTGGGGCGAGGGGCTGGCGGAGCGGTTGTCGGAACACCATCTGGATATCCGGCTGCAACGTGCACCCGACTCCGATGAACGCACCGCGACCTGGCATTGGAGCCGTAAGCCGTGA
- a CDS encoding alpha/beta fold hydrolase, translating to MSSKSNAWLAGVAGLGAVVTVAGVGTARSIGRRRFDDPYRDEDFDLLETDRGSIVMTDDGVPLAVREVGPSNAPLTVVFVHGFCLQMASFHFQRRELASRWGDNVRMVFYDQRGHGRSGLPAPKSCTIRQLGDDLESVLRVLVPRGNAVLVGHSMGGMTILAHAGRHPEQYGRRIVGVGLIASAAEGLSHTAIGEGLRNPALRVLRTAVHYAPRPAHHGRGAVKSLVGPVLQAASYGGQRVSPTLVRFSERMIHQTPVTTIVDFLRALEEHDETAALPTIAPLPSLVVCGDTDMLTPLVQSESMAAQLGSSGHNELILVRESGHLVQLEHPGIVNDGIDRLVRRSTPTLFAAIKQRLRDRTGL from the coding sequence TTGAGCAGTAAGTCGAACGCCTGGCTGGCCGGCGTGGCGGGGCTCGGTGCGGTGGTGACGGTGGCCGGTGTCGGCACCGCGCGCTCGATCGGTAGACGCAGGTTCGACGATCCCTACCGCGATGAGGATTTCGACCTCTTGGAGACCGACCGCGGCAGCATCGTGATGACCGACGACGGTGTGCCGCTGGCGGTTCGGGAGGTGGGTCCATCGAACGCGCCGCTGACCGTCGTGTTCGTACACGGTTTCTGTCTGCAGATGGCGTCCTTTCATTTCCAGCGCCGCGAGCTCGCGAGCCGCTGGGGAGACAACGTCCGCATGGTCTTCTATGACCAACGCGGACACGGGCGCTCGGGTCTGCCGGCTCCCAAGTCATGCACCATCCGTCAGCTCGGCGATGATCTCGAATCGGTGCTGCGGGTGTTGGTACCCCGGGGTAATGCTGTCCTGGTGGGGCATTCGATGGGCGGCATGACCATCCTTGCCCACGCCGGACGTCATCCCGAGCAGTATGGCCGCAGGATTGTCGGGGTCGGGTTGATCGCCAGTGCGGCCGAAGGTCTTTCGCACACCGCTATCGGTGAGGGGTTGCGCAATCCGGCATTGCGGGTGCTGCGCACGGCCGTTCACTACGCGCCGCGACCCGCTCACCACGGCCGCGGCGCGGTCAAGTCGCTCGTCGGTCCGGTGCTGCAGGCCGCCTCGTACGGAGGTCAACGGGTGAGCCCGACGCTGGTGAGGTTCAGTGAGCGCATGATTCATCAGACACCCGTCACGACCATCGTGGATTTTCTGCGGGCGCTCGAAGAGCACGACGAGACGGCGGCACTGCCGACCATCGCGCCGCTGCCGAGCCTGGTGGTATGCGGTGATACCGACATGCTCACCCCGCTGGTTCAATCGGAGTCCATGGCAGCGCAATTGGGGTCGAGCGGACACAACGAGTTGATCCTGGTGCGCGAATCGGGGCATCTGGTGCAACTGGAACATCCCGGAATCGTCAACGACGGCATCGATCGTCTTGTCAGGCGCTCAACCCCAACACTTTTCGCTGCCATCAAACAACGTCTGCGTGATCGGACCGGACTGTGA
- the alr gene encoding alanine racemase, protein MEPVTTTSTTTDGLPPNTGETTAQAVVDLGAIAHNVRLLREYAGEARLMVVVKADGYGHGALPVARAALAAGADELGVATISEALQVRAGGIDAPLLAWLHAPGADYAAALKADVQVAVSSLDQLSELLDAAQSTGRQAITTVKVDTGLNRNGVPAEYTRDLFEALAKAQAEQSIRMRGIMSHFAYADQLGNPTIDMQKGRFDEALGLARDLGLRYEVAHLSNSAATLTRPDVRYDMVRAGIALYGINPMPGEIQTGLIPAMSLTCAVSSVKPVRAGEGVSYGHVWTAPRDTNAALIGIGYADGVVRGLGNRFEVAIGGRRYPNIGRVCMDQFVVDVGDNEAGVRAGDVATLFGSGVAGEPTAQEWAELLDTIAYEVVTCPRGRVVRTYRDSRTVEQ, encoded by the coding sequence ATAGAGCCGGTGACGACAACTTCGACGACAACGGACGGCCTCCCGCCGAACACGGGTGAGACGACCGCACAGGCGGTCGTCGACCTGGGTGCCATTGCGCACAACGTCCGGTTGCTGCGTGAGTACGCCGGCGAGGCCCGGCTCATGGTCGTCGTCAAGGCCGATGGCTACGGGCACGGAGCTCTGCCGGTGGCACGTGCCGCGCTCGCCGCCGGGGCCGACGAGCTCGGCGTCGCCACCATCAGTGAGGCGCTGCAGGTCCGCGCGGGTGGGATCGACGCGCCGCTGCTCGCCTGGCTGCATGCCCCGGGCGCGGACTACGCCGCTGCGCTGAAGGCCGATGTCCAGGTTGCGGTGTCCTCGCTCGATCAGCTCAGCGAGCTGCTTGACGCGGCACAGTCCACGGGGCGTCAGGCGATCACGACCGTCAAGGTGGATACCGGGCTCAATCGCAATGGGGTACCGGCCGAGTACACCCGTGACCTTTTCGAAGCGTTGGCGAAGGCGCAGGCCGAGCAGTCAATCCGGATGCGCGGCATCATGTCTCATTTCGCGTACGCCGATCAGCTCGGTAATCCCACCATCGACATGCAGAAAGGGCGGTTCGACGAGGCGCTCGGGTTGGCACGTGACCTGGGGTTGCGTTACGAGGTGGCACACCTGTCGAATTCGGCGGCCACGCTGACTCGTCCCGATGTCCGATATGACATGGTGCGCGCGGGCATTGCGCTGTACGGCATCAACCCGATGCCCGGTGAGATACAGACCGGTCTGATTCCGGCGATGTCGCTCACGTGTGCGGTGTCGTCGGTGAAGCCGGTACGGGCCGGTGAAGGGGTGTCGTACGGACACGTATGGACGGCTCCGCGCGATACCAACGCGGCGCTCATCGGGATCGGCTACGCCGATGGCGTGGTCCGTGGATTGGGTAACCGCTTCGAGGTGGCCATCGGAGGGCGCCGGTACCCGAACATCGGCCGTGTCTGCATGGACCAGTTCGTGGTCGACGTGGGCGACAACGAGGCCGGGGTGCGGGCCGGCGATGTCGCAACGCTTTTTGGTTCGGGTGTGGCGGGGGAGCCCACCGCCCAGGAATGGGCGGAGCTGCTCGACACCATCGCCTACGAGGTGGTCACCTGCCCTCGCGGCAGGGTGGTGCGAACGTACCGGGATTCCAGGACCGTTGAGCAGTAA
- a CDS encoding glutamate decarboxylase, which translates to MSNPRDQFSLSAHAGKINASSFSPAYTGRLSTALIPALRLPDEPMDPQAAYRFIHDELMLDGSSRLNLATFVTTWMDPEAEKLMAETFDKNMIDKDEYPATAAIESRCVAMVADLFHADDLSAEDPSSAIGVSTIGSSEAVMLAGLALKWRWRAKVGDGWKGRTPNLVMGSNVQVVWEKFCRYFDVEPRYLPMAKDRYVITPEQVLDAVDEDSIGVVGILGTTFTGELEPIAEICAALDTLAATPGKPDVPVHVDAASGGFVVPFLHSELHWDFRLPRVVSINVSGHKYGLTYPGIGFVVWRSKEHLPEDLVFRVNYLGGDMPTFTLNFSRPGNQVVGQYYNFLRLGRAGYAQVMRSLSETARWFGDELNKSEHFEVITDGSAIPVVSFRLKGDRPYTEFDISHSLRAFGWQVPAYTMPEDVTDVAVLRVVVREGFSGDLARALRDDLITVLKGLDELKPNGHFDAVQPFAH; encoded by the coding sequence ATGTCGAATCCCCGCGATCAGTTCAGCCTTTCGGCGCACGCCGGAAAGATCAACGCCTCGTCCTTTAGCCCCGCCTATACCGGCCGGTTGTCGACCGCGCTCATCCCGGCCTTACGCCTTCCCGACGAGCCGATGGATCCGCAGGCCGCTTACCGGTTCATTCACGACGAACTGATGCTCGACGGCAGTTCGCGGCTGAACCTGGCCACCTTCGTCACGACCTGGATGGATCCCGAGGCCGAGAAGCTGATGGCCGAGACCTTCGACAAGAACATGATCGACAAGGACGAGTACCCGGCGACCGCCGCGATCGAGTCGCGGTGCGTGGCCATGGTGGCCGATCTGTTCCACGCCGATGACCTATCTGCCGAGGATCCGTCATCGGCGATCGGGGTATCGACCATAGGGTCCAGTGAGGCGGTGATGCTCGCCGGGCTGGCCCTCAAGTGGCGCTGGCGCGCCAAAGTCGGTGACGGCTGGAAGGGGCGCACACCGAACCTGGTGATGGGGTCCAACGTGCAGGTGGTGTGGGAGAAATTCTGCCGGTACTTCGACGTTGAGCCGCGGTACCTCCCGATGGCGAAGGACCGGTACGTCATCACTCCCGAGCAGGTGCTCGATGCGGTGGACGAGGACAGCATCGGGGTGGTGGGCATCCTGGGCACCACCTTCACCGGTGAGCTGGAGCCGATCGCTGAGATCTGTGCGGCACTGGACACTTTGGCGGCCACGCCCGGCAAGCCGGATGTGCCGGTACACGTGGACGCCGCCAGCGGCGGTTTCGTGGTGCCGTTCCTGCACTCCGAACTGCACTGGGACTTCCGGCTGCCCCGGGTGGTGTCGATCAACGTCAGTGGGCACAAGTACGGCCTGACCTATCCGGGAATCGGCTTCGTGGTGTGGCGAAGCAAGGAGCACCTGCCCGAAGACCTGGTGTTCCGGGTCAACTACCTCGGCGGAGATATGCCGACGTTCACCCTCAACTTCTCCCGCCCGGGTAATCAGGTGGTCGGGCAGTACTACAACTTCCTGCGGTTGGGGCGGGCCGGTTACGCGCAGGTGATGCGCTCTTTGTCAGAGACCGCCCGCTGGTTCGGTGACGAGCTGAACAAGAGCGAGCACTTCGAGGTGATCACCGACGGTTCGGCGATTCCGGTGGTGTCGTTCCGGCTCAAGGGCGACCGCCCGTACACGGAGTTCGACATCTCGCATTCGTTGCGAGCCTTTGGCTGGCAGGTGCCGGCCTACACGATGCCCGAGGACGTCACCGATGTCGCGGTGCTGCGGGTGGTGGTGCGTGAAGGGTTCTCGGGTGATCTTGCCCGTGCGCTGCGCGATGACCTCATCACCGTGTTGAAGGGGCTTGACGAGCTGAAACCGAACGGACACTTCGACGCGGTGCAGCCGTTCGCGCACTGA
- a CDS encoding NAD(P)H-hydrate dehydratase encodes MKYYYSAGQIREAEAPLLAALPEGALMRRAAYGLATIVADELSRRAGVVVGRRVCAIVGSGDNGGDALWALTFLRRRGVSASAVLLNPARAHRAGLAAFRKAGGRVVSAVPGDTDLVLDGVVGISGTGPLRPGAAEIAEQINVEGIPVIAVDIPSGVDVHTGTMEGAAFRAAVTVTFGGYKPVHALGDCGEVRLVDIGLDLPATTIRELDAHDVALAWPIPGPADDKYTQGVTGVLAGSHTYPGAAILCAGAAVAATAGMVRYAGSAAAEVVSHWPEVIATQTEEAAGRVQAWVIGPGYGTGERQTRTLRRVLSGGLPVLVDADALTILAEHPELADLVAARDAPTILTPHAGEYRRLAGEPPGPDRVGAARSLALRLGATVLLKGNITVIAQPDGTAYVNKAHGSWAATAGSGDVLSGVIGALLASGVPADKAAAMGAYVHARAASAAAADPGPGKAPISASRLLGHLRWAVAEIG; translated from the coding sequence ATGAAGTACTACTACAGCGCCGGGCAGATTCGGGAAGCCGAGGCACCGCTGCTGGCCGCCCTGCCCGAGGGGGCCTTGATGCGGCGTGCGGCATACGGATTGGCCACCATCGTTGCTGACGAGTTGTCGCGGCGGGCCGGCGTGGTAGTCGGGCGGCGTGTGTGCGCGATTGTCGGTTCCGGAGACAACGGGGGAGACGCCTTGTGGGCGTTGACCTTCCTGCGCCGACGTGGCGTATCGGCCAGTGCGGTGCTGCTGAATCCCGCGCGGGCCCACCGCGCGGGCCTTGCCGCCTTCCGGAAAGCTGGCGGTCGGGTGGTGTCTGCGGTGCCCGGCGACACCGATCTCGTGCTGGACGGCGTCGTAGGAATTTCCGGGACCGGCCCGCTGCGGCCGGGAGCCGCCGAGATCGCCGAACAGATCAATGTCGAGGGTATTCCGGTGATCGCCGTGGACATCCCCAGTGGAGTGGACGTGCACACCGGCACAATGGAAGGAGCGGCCTTCAGGGCCGCGGTCACGGTGACGTTCGGTGGCTACAAACCCGTTCATGCTCTTGGTGATTGCGGTGAGGTCCGGTTGGTCGACATCGGGCTTGACTTGCCCGCCACGACGATCCGGGAACTCGACGCCCATGATGTGGCCCTCGCGTGGCCCATTCCCGGACCGGCCGATGACAAGTACACGCAAGGCGTGACGGGTGTGCTGGCGGGATCGCACACCTATCCCGGCGCCGCCATCTTGTGTGCGGGTGCGGCCGTGGCCGCGACGGCGGGGATGGTTCGATACGCCGGATCGGCTGCCGCCGAGGTGGTTTCGCATTGGCCGGAAGTGATTGCCACTCAGACGGAAGAGGCGGCCGGCCGGGTACAGGCCTGGGTGATCGGTCCAGGATATGGAACCGGTGAGCGCCAGACGCGAACCCTGCGGCGGGTACTTTCGGGCGGTCTGCCGGTACTGGTCGATGCCGATGCCCTGACGATCCTCGCCGAGCACCCCGAGCTGGCTGATCTCGTAGCAGCGCGCGACGCCCCCACGATCCTGACCCCGCATGCCGGTGAGTACCGCAGGCTCGCAGGTGAACCTCCGGGCCCCGATCGGGTTGGCGCCGCGCGGTCGTTGGCGCTGCGGCTGGGCGCCACGGTGCTCCTCAAGGGCAACATCACAGTCATCGCACAGCCGGACGGAACCGCGTACGTAAACAAGGCGCACGGGTCATGGGCGGCGACGGCGGGCTCGGGCGATGTGCTCTCGGGCGTGATCGGTGCGCTGCTGGCCTCCGGAGTTCCCGCCGACAAGGCCGCGGCCATGGGGGCCTACGTGCACGCCCGCGCGGCGTCTGCCGCCGCGGCAGATCCCGGCCCGGGTAAAGCTCCCATTTCGGCTTCCCGTCTTCTTGGGCATCTACGTTGGGCGGTCGCCGAAATAGGGTGA